From Punica granatum isolate Tunisia-2019 chromosome 1, ASM765513v2, whole genome shotgun sequence:
ACGAAGCCTGTGTAGAGCTTAATGTTAAATTCCTCGGTAAGTACATTCTTCTCGAATCATGGCAAGCCGGAGCTGTCTTGGGTTCCTTTTCAGGATAAAAGGGAGTGCGAGCCTAATTGACAGTGAGAAAAGTACAGAACATTTGCACCATCCCATCATAAAGTGTGGCCTACTCTTTGCACCTTTCCACAAATCAAATTAGACCCCAAGTTTCCATCTAACTCAGCCTCCATATCCTCACTTTTTTATAAGCAAGCACTCTTTCTCATCAAATCCGCGTCTTTTTGTTTAGTCCCTTAGCTCCCAATAAAACCGGCCACTCAAACATTACAGCCTTTTCTCAGCATCTATAACTGCAGAAACCGAGCTGGCTCGCAGAAATTTTCCGGCAGGGGAAAACTAAGGACACTTATAGTCATGAGATTTTGATTCATTTATGGAGCATTCCCTTTTCCTCCTCATGCTCCTGACGGTAGTACTAATATCCGATCAACCTGATAGAGGCCTCTCTGAGGAGATCAAATCAGCCCACTCCCTCGATCTCCTCATCAAGGACTACACCTTCAAGTCCTACAGCAACCACTACTTCAGAACTGCAGAACTTCAAACGGTGAAACTTCCGGGAAACCTATCGGACATTCGGGTTGATATTGCCCGGTACAGATGCGGCAGCCTCAGGAGGTACGGAGCCCGCCTACGGGAAGTCCGCATAGGAGTCGGCGTGACAGTCCAGCCCTGCGTGGAGAGAGTCCTGGTGGTTCGGCAAGTCCTAGGATTCAACTGGTCCTCGTTATTCTACTCGAATTATGACCTTTCTGGGTACCAGATTGTGTCCCCAGTTCTCGGCCTCTTGGCCTATAATGCCGGGAAAGACCCTTTCCAGCTCGGGCTACACGCGGGAGAAAACCCGATCACAATCAACTTTAGCTCCGTCTCAAGGGTCAAGCAAAAGCCTGGAATCGTCCCTCTATGCGCAAGCTTCGGCAGAAACCGGGAACCGACCATAACAGGTGCAGCAGAATCAAACCTGTGCAAGGTGACAGGGCACGGACACTTCGGGCTGGTGACAGAGCAGCCACCAGTGCAGATGACACGGAGAGCAAGCAGGTGGAAGGTAGCAGTGGGAAGCTCGATCGGTGCAGCCCTCGGGGCATTCCTGCTGAGCCTGCTGATGGTGGCGCTGCTCGTGAAGGCCAAGAAGAAGTCAAGGAGGGTGGAGATGGAGCGGAGGGCTTACGAGGAGGAGGCGCTGCAGGTCTCGATGGTGGGGCATGTGCGCGCCCCTACCGCTGCTGGAACCCGGACCATGCCCATTATCGAACACGGGTACTCCGCTCCTTACCGTTGATCCACAAAGTTAGATTTCTCttatttcacttttttttttgttgcttttttctttaaacttATTTTTGTTCTGTAAAATTTAAATGAACAGTTGGATCTGTAAGGTTGGGAGATTTCTTTTCTATGTGTTCTTTTTGGTTTCATTCTTGTAATTGGGAACAGGGGAGTGAAAGTTTCAGGAAGAGCTGATACTTCTTCATAAGTTTTCCCCCTGAGAATTTATGCAGTTACATGACTGAAAATCGGTTTCCATAGTCGTACATTACAGAAAGCATTGATGATGTTATTCGATCAGAACTTAGCCAGAAATCGTTCGCGAGCCAGATCTATGGAAGAGCATGGAGACTTTTACTTTAAGCAGAAGTAAAGGTTGAGGCTTTCATCCCTGAAAAGCTTTCCCCAGTTATCCACAGAACCCCTTCAAAGCAAAGGCTTCTTTTaccaattttgaaatttaaatgaGATGAAGTTTGATTTCACCAATTTTGAGTTATCACTAGTGCCTGCTTTTCTCTCGTTGTGCAATAGTATGTAGTCGTTTTCACGGTTTCGCACGAGAAATCGTTGTCCATAACAGCTAGctattgtgaaaaataatcATCATCCACAACTTGTGAATGGCTCCGACTTGGCATGGCCTAATGGCGGGGCAGCTCATGTGCACATTCTGAACCCGCAAGGGCCTTCTAATAGGGCGATAGTCAAGCTAGGAGCTCATGTGTCAGAGATTGTTATTTTAGGGGGCAATGCATAAAACCTATATtggaacaatatatatatatatatatatatatatatatacttgacatataagtaaaaaatacaataaaacaTCCTAccaaaaaattgacaaaactAAATTTATTAACATATTTAGAAAGCAATATTTACAGATTCTTGATGAATGTACGTAGGAAGAACTTCTATtctagaaaaggaaaataaaaattaaacctATTATTAGTTGTTGAAGTTTCTAAAACTCAGTATTTTAATGAAACTCTTTCATATTCAAAAGCAATTATtggtgaaaaattttaatgatCCTACCTCATAATGATATGGTGAGGAAAAACCAATAAAATagtttcaattaaaaaaatttactacAATTAGTCGAATTATTAACACTTATTATTCAgtttattacaatttaattgGTGCTTTCTCACGTCATGTGGCGAAATAGGATTATCGAACAACCTCTCATTATAGACAACTTAATTGACaagtaaaaatttattgagGCGGAATTGGCTAATTGAATATCTTAGGGGGCATGTCCCTTTTGctttttcgttcatattgtcttctaCTATCGTATATCAGTCGCAACAACGATGAGAGTGTCCTTGACGCTGAGGAGGGGTAGTTGAAGATGGTCACTACGGACTTCGAGAACGAGATGAGGGTGATAAAGGCTCGGAGCTCAAAAAAAGGGTTCGTCCTGTGGCAAATGAACCCCCGCATGTGGTATGTGGAGCTCGCGGCTGGGGACAACAGTGTCCGTGCAGGCTGCAATGGGAGGCTCCTGTGGACACATGGCTCGGGGCTCATACTGCAAAAGGAACCTTGAGCCGGCTatttcagccaaaaaaatgagttccacactcgggcctgaCTCGACATGAGACTCAAATTTTCCGGCTACCCTCACAAACAGACGTTAAACCTTGccctggcgtggtgtgagtcCACACACGTGCTCGCGGTAGCATAACCCACTTTGATACCAATTACCTATAAGCGATTTGGCTTATCTCCAATAAAAAAACTCGAACTAATAGGTTGTGGTACCCAATCTATATAAACTTGT
This genomic window contains:
- the LOC116212477 gene encoding uncharacterized protein LOC116212477, with product MEHSLFLLMLLTVVLISDQPDRGLSEEIKSAHSLDLLIKDYTFKSYSNHYFRTAELQTVKLPGNLSDIRVDIARYRCGSLRRYGARLREVRIGVGVTVQPCVERVLVVRQVLGFNWSSLFYSNYDLSGYQIVSPVLGLLAYNAGKDPFQLGLHAGENPITINFSSVSRVKQKPGIVPLCASFGRNREPTITGAAESNLCKVTGHGHFGLVTEQPPVQMTRRASRWKVAVGSSIGAALGAFLLSLLMVALLVKAKKKSRRVEMERRAYEEEALQVSMVGHVRAPTAAGTRTMPIIEHGYSAPYR